Proteins found in one Mytilus edulis chromosome 2, xbMytEdul2.2, whole genome shotgun sequence genomic segment:
- the LOC139512494 gene encoding succinate dehydrogenase assembly factor 3, mitochondrial-like, which produces MSAPNISQVSRVRALYKAILRIHRGLPLQMKAMGDQYVKDEFKRHKDAPPLETGIFMDEWTKYYLTIGKQLAARKKVQTIGVDLSPELLDCFQNDQVAQLYELFKETNKPLNDDDN; this is translated from the exons ATGTCAGCACCTAATATAAGTCAAGTTTCAAGGGTTAGGGCACTTTACAAAGCAATCCTTCGTATACACAGAGGACTACCCCTGCAGATGAAAGCTATGGGAGATCAGTATGTCAAAGATGAATTCAAAAGACACAAAGATGCTCCTCCCCTGGAAACAGGAATTTTCATGGATGAATGGACT AAATATTACTTAACCATTGGAAAGCAGCTGGCTGCTAGAAAGAAAGTACAGACTATAGGAGTTGACCTATCTCCTGAACTCTTAGACTGTTTCCAGAATGATCAAGTGGCTCAGTTATATGAACTTTTCAAAGAAACCAATAAACCTTTAAATGATGATGACAATTGA